A region from the Lentisphaera profundi genome encodes:
- a CDS encoding sodium:solute symporter family protein, with protein MNQVITNITLTGLDWSFIIGFFIIAIGIGIYTSRSAGKSEEDFFLGGRSMPWWLLGFSMVATTFSTDTPNFVTDIIRKDGVASNWMWWSFLLTGMLTVFVYAGLWRRSGVTTDVEFYEMRYSGKAAAFLRGFRGIYLGVVFNILIMAMVSLAAIKIGGIMLGLSPWEVLGYSAAVTVIFSALGGFKGVLLTDFLLFIIAMVGSVGAAYYALDHESVGGMTGLLEHFQSTPELASKLDIFPKTDSTIFMSVFIIPLAVQWWAAYFPGAEPGGGGYLVQRMLAAKDEKNAVSATLFFNFAHYALRPWPWIIVALCSMIVFPDLASIQAAFPGAEKIGEDSAYSAMLAKTLPVGWMGLVLTSLIAAYMSTISTHLNWGSSYVVNDIYLRFLKPKASQKELVWVGRISTVLLMIVTSFVALFLESASTAFNYIIMMGAGTGALLILRWFWWRVNAYCEIVAMISSFTLAILLNWTGLFTPIKNLAGEVTQKAIYSGADLALSLTEAIGFTVAWGDLKILIGVAITTVAWLLVAFFGPTTDKNVLRSFLEKVNPGGAGWKVVVDAAEAEGKPIQPTHEADSIPKGILCMVLGCIGVYSLLFAIGYWLYGKTTLMSIFFVTSAVATVILFKVWGSKKTKAN; from the coding sequence ATGAATCAAGTCATCACAAACATAACTCTGACCGGACTTGATTGGTCATTTATCATTGGCTTTTTTATTATCGCCATTGGCATTGGTATTTACACCTCACGCTCCGCAGGTAAATCAGAAGAAGATTTCTTCCTCGGCGGACGTTCCATGCCGTGGTGGCTACTCGGTTTCTCTATGGTGGCAACCACCTTCTCCACCGACACGCCAAACTTTGTAACTGATATTATTCGTAAAGATGGTGTGGCATCCAACTGGATGTGGTGGTCGTTTCTACTTACTGGCATGCTCACAGTATTCGTCTATGCAGGTCTCTGGCGTCGCTCAGGAGTGACCACAGATGTAGAGTTCTACGAAATGCGTTACTCAGGTAAAGCAGCCGCATTTTTACGTGGTTTCCGTGGTATTTATCTCGGTGTGGTATTTAATATTTTGATTATGGCAATGGTTTCTTTGGCGGCAATCAAAATTGGCGGTATCATGCTTGGTCTCAGTCCTTGGGAAGTCCTGGGTTACTCCGCAGCTGTAACAGTAATTTTCTCCGCACTTGGTGGATTTAAAGGTGTACTTCTTACTGACTTCTTACTCTTTATTATTGCGATGGTTGGTTCTGTTGGCGCGGCGTACTATGCACTTGACCACGAGTCTGTCGGTGGTATGACTGGTCTTTTAGAGCATTTTCAAAGTACACCTGAGCTCGCTTCAAAACTCGATATCTTTCCAAAAACTGATAGTACCATCTTTATGTCAGTATTTATTATTCCACTCGCCGTTCAATGGTGGGCTGCCTATTTCCCTGGTGCTGAGCCCGGTGGTGGTGGTTACCTCGTTCAGCGTATGCTTGCCGCGAAAGATGAAAAGAATGCCGTTTCTGCGACACTGTTCTTCAACTTCGCTCACTATGCACTTCGTCCCTGGCCTTGGATTATCGTGGCTCTTTGTTCGATGATTGTTTTCCCCGACCTCGCGTCTATTCAGGCTGCCTTCCCCGGAGCGGAAAAAATTGGTGAAGACTCGGCTTATTCTGCGATGCTTGCAAAAACACTTCCCGTCGGTTGGATGGGACTCGTTCTTACTTCACTTATCGCAGCTTACATGTCTACTATCTCGACTCACCTCAACTGGGGTTCATCATATGTCGTGAATGATATCTACTTGCGTTTTCTTAAACCAAAGGCCAGTCAAAAAGAACTTGTCTGGGTTGGTCGTATCTCTACCGTACTACTCATGATAGTCACTTCATTTGTCGCTCTTTTCCTTGAGAGTGCATCCACTGCCTTTAACTATATTATCATGATGGGTGCGGGTACTGGCGCATTATTAATCCTACGTTGGTTCTGGTGGAGAGTTAATGCTTACTGTGAAATCGTTGCGATGATTTCATCATTTACATTAGCGATACTTCTCAACTGGACGGGTCTCTTCACGCCTATAAAAAATCTAGCTGGCGAAGTAACACAAAAAGCTATTTACTCAGGTGCAGATCTAGCTCTCAGCCTTACTGAGGCCATTGGCTTCACTGTTGCTTGGGGTGACCTCAAGATTCTCATTGGTGTGGCGATCACTACCGTCGCATGGTTACTCGTTGCTTTCTTTGGTCCTACCACAGATAAAAATGTCCTACGCTCTTTCTTGGAAAAAGTAAATCCTGGTGGCGCCGGTTGGAAAGTTGTTGTTGACGCAGCCGAAGCTGAAGGCAAACCCATTCAACCCACACACGAAGCTGATAGTATTCCCAAAGGCATCCTTTGTATGGTTCTCGGTTGTATCGGTGTTTATAGCTTACTCTTTGCCATCGGTTATTGGCTCTATGGAAAAACGACTCTCATGAGCATCTTCTTTGTCACCAGTGCCGTGGCAACTGTCATTCTTTTCAAAGTTTGGGGCAGCAAAAAAACAAAAGCTAATTAA
- a CDS encoding phosphotransferase enzyme family protein: MSKYDLKSVMLQFKAPGEFNNGVPYGGGHINDTFKVEMTTGDSTTRYILQRINHLVFKRPDKMMDNIHRVTEHLRNKEHSAFKNPMYLIKTHDDEIFHHDPNGNYWRVYNFIEGALTYDIIESTEQAYQGAKAFGTFQCELSDLPGEDLYETIPDFHNTPKRYKDFEQATIEGITERINFAEDEISQAKKLRKFAPAITDLLAAGSIPHRVTHNDTKLNNVMLENETNIGVCVIDLDTLMTGSALYDFGDFIRTAGRIGAEDEKDLDKISFCHEMYEASLKGYLETAGEALNDVEKENLGISSIVITYEVGLRFLTDYLMGDTYFKTKHETHNLERARVQFKMAREIKKHLSQLNELVK, from the coding sequence ATGAGTAAATACGATTTAAAAAGTGTGATGCTACAATTCAAAGCTCCAGGCGAATTCAATAATGGCGTACCTTATGGTGGCGGCCATATTAATGATACTTTTAAAGTAGAGATGACTACCGGTGATAGTACCACACGCTACATTCTTCAGCGTATCAATCACTTGGTCTTTAAACGCCCAGATAAAATGATGGATAACATTCACCGCGTTACTGAGCATCTACGCAATAAAGAACATAGTGCCTTTAAAAACCCTATGTATTTAATTAAAACTCACGATGATGAAATTTTTCATCACGATCCCAATGGCAATTACTGGAGAGTCTACAATTTCATCGAAGGTGCTTTAACTTACGATATAATTGAATCTACTGAGCAAGCCTATCAAGGCGCAAAAGCTTTTGGTACTTTTCAGTGTGAGTTGTCTGATTTACCTGGTGAGGACCTTTATGAAACGATCCCCGATTTTCATAATACACCCAAGCGCTACAAAGATTTTGAGCAGGCAACTATTGAGGGCATTACCGAGCGCATTAATTTTGCGGAAGATGAAATTTCTCAGGCAAAAAAACTACGTAAATTTGCCCCTGCTATCACCGATCTCTTAGCTGCTGGCTCTATTCCCCATCGCGTAACGCACAATGATACCAAACTCAATAATGTGATGCTTGAAAACGAGACTAATATTGGTGTTTGTGTCATTGACCTGGATACTTTAATGACCGGTTCTGCACTCTATGACTTTGGCGATTTCATTCGTACCGCGGGACGTATTGGTGCGGAAGATGAAAAAGATTTAGATAAAATCAGCTTCTGTCATGAAATGTATGAGGCTTCATTAAAAGGTTATTTAGAAACGGCTGGTGAAGCTTTAAATGATGTCGAAAAAGAAAACCTCGGCATTAGTTCCATTGTCATTACTTATGAAGTGGGCCTCCGTTTTTTAACGGATTATTTGATGGGAGATACTTACTTCAAAACAAAGCACGAGACTCACAATCTTGAGCGTGCTCGCGTGCAATTCAAAATGGCCCGCGAAATTAAAAAGCACCTCAGTCAACTTAATGAGTTAGTAAAATAA
- the galE gene encoding UDP-glucose 4-epimerase GalE, which produces MKKILITGGAGYIASHTNIELLKDNYELVLLDNFSNSSMESVNRVEELSGKKVRFYQADLLNSDQLNHVFEQEKNIDAVIHFAALKSVGESVEKPLDYYENNISGSLNLYRAMQKYQVKNIVFSSSATVYGDPDEIPVKEDAPTRCTNPYGHTKLMMEQILLDSAKAYDWNVVILRYFNPAGAHESGRIGEDPEYPANLLPFVSQVAAGVREKVMVFGNDWETHDGTGVRDYIHVVDLAQAHVKSIEKLKNSSGSFIYNIGTGRGYSVLEMISAFSQACGHDVPYEIGPRREGDIGEVMGDPQKSAQELKWTAQYGLKDMVDSAWKWQSENPQGYRSSTQENT; this is translated from the coding sequence ATGAAGAAAATCCTGATAACTGGTGGTGCAGGCTATATTGCCTCTCATACCAACATTGAATTGCTCAAAGATAACTATGAATTAGTTTTACTAGACAATTTCTCTAACTCATCAATGGAGAGTGTAAATCGCGTAGAAGAACTCAGTGGGAAAAAAGTTCGCTTTTACCAAGCTGATTTATTAAATAGCGATCAGCTCAATCACGTTTTTGAACAAGAAAAAAATATTGATGCGGTGATTCATTTTGCCGCTTTAAAATCTGTCGGTGAATCCGTCGAAAAGCCTTTAGATTATTATGAAAATAATATCTCTGGCTCACTCAATCTTTACCGAGCGATGCAGAAATACCAAGTCAAAAATATCGTCTTCAGTTCATCTGCCACCGTTTATGGTGACCCGGATGAAATCCCCGTAAAAGAAGATGCCCCTACTCGATGCACCAATCCTTATGGTCATACTAAACTAATGATGGAACAAATCCTTTTGGATAGTGCTAAAGCTTACGATTGGAACGTTGTCATCCTGCGTTACTTCAATCCTGCGGGAGCTCATGAATCAGGTCGTATTGGCGAAGATCCCGAATATCCCGCCAACTTACTCCCTTTTGTCAGTCAAGTTGCTGCAGGTGTCAGAGAAAAAGTAATGGTCTTTGGCAATGATTGGGAAACCCATGATGGCACCGGTGTTCGCGATTATATTCACGTCGTTGATTTGGCTCAAGCCCACGTAAAATCCATCGAAAAACTCAAAAATTCCAGTGGCAGCTTTATCTACAATATTGGTACTGGCCGTGGTTATTCCGTTTTGGAAATGATCTCCGCTTTCAGTCAAGCTTGTGGTCACGATGTGCCCTACGAAATTGGTCCCCGCCGTGAAGGTGATATTGGCGAAGTCATGGGCGACCCACAAAAAAGTGCTCAAGAACTCAAATGGACCGCTCAATACGGACTTAAAGATATGGTGGATAGTGCCTGGAAATGGCAAAGCGAAAACCCACAAGGCTACAGATCATCAACTCAGGAGAACACATGA
- a CDS encoding nucleotidyltransferase family protein: MKKTLVLLAAGMGSRYGGLKQIDQLGPSGEALLEYSIFDALRAGFQKIVFIIRRDFAKEFEEKIGSKFAEFAEVDYCYQELDELPAGFQLPEERTKPWGTGHALLATKEVVHEPFLIINADDFYGPESFVMAAKMLDSWDQGQELKAGMIGFKLDQTLSDNGTVSRGICEVKNDQLVQVVETHGIHASDSDVLTEDGSSLASDATASMNMWCLTPSIIREFEQSFISFLKENINVPKSEFYLPFVIDDLVFKNKLACEVAQSPCQWFGITYKEDKQLVINSLQQAVKDEVYPKTLADEFTCTI; this comes from the coding sequence ATGAAAAAAACACTCGTTCTTTTAGCTGCAGGCATGGGCTCACGTTACGGCGGACTCAAGCAAATCGATCAATTAGGCCCTTCTGGTGAAGCACTCTTAGAGTATTCCATTTTTGATGCCCTTCGCGCCGGATTCCAAAAAATCGTCTTTATCATTCGCCGTGATTTTGCCAAAGAATTTGAAGAGAAAATCGGCTCGAAATTTGCGGAATTCGCAGAAGTCGATTACTGCTACCAAGAACTCGATGAATTGCCCGCAGGTTTTCAACTCCCAGAAGAACGTACAAAACCTTGGGGAACGGGTCACGCCCTACTCGCCACCAAGGAAGTCGTTCACGAACCCTTCCTAATCATTAATGCCGATGACTTTTATGGCCCTGAAAGCTTTGTGATGGCAGCAAAAATGCTAGATTCCTGGGATCAAGGTCAAGAACTTAAAGCAGGCATGATTGGCTTTAAACTTGATCAAACCCTCTCAGATAATGGCACCGTTTCACGAGGAATTTGTGAAGTTAAGAACGACCAGCTCGTACAAGTTGTCGAAACTCATGGTATTCACGCTAGTGATTCAGATGTCCTTACTGAAGATGGTTCAAGTTTAGCTTCTGATGCCACTGCATCAATGAATATGTGGTGCCTCACACCGAGTATTATTCGCGAATTTGAACAGAGTTTTATTTCCTTTCTTAAAGAAAATATCAATGTCCCGAAGTCGGAATTCTATTTGCCTTTCGTCATCGATGACCTCGTTTTTAAAAATAAACTAGCCTGTGAAGTGGCACAAAGTCCTTGCCAATGGTTTGGCATCACTTACAAAGAAGATAAACAGCTGGTTATCAATTCACTGCAACAAGCCGTCAAAGACGAGGTTTATCCCAAAACTTTGGCCGATGAATTCACTTGCACAATTTGA